The Nymphalis io chromosome 14, ilAglIoxx1.1, whole genome shotgun sequence genome has a segment encoding these proteins:
- the LOC126773483 gene encoding uncharacterized protein LOC126773483 — MIFSQSQGDDIKSFNVINDTKVLSRRKRFIIFPEGSSFQLVFCTTYPALTTIGDIFLWGNTAALAYELPQDPYSPFNHRADPLHRRMDTKNIYFTDYDGKIIHKAPYKRKFIVNPAFAKRSVDEMVSPEFKIDRKQMHASKHTREFLKGAHLDRVDFHRSSRARLYQQIEALFDGLGSDGRNCLLKTLCLIGQTQTSPQGAFLQEIMRAVFTLPKSNSIDDVDEEYDAAFSATEPCDQLYPNCNENSNNQETPFIAS; from the exons ATGATTTTCTCTCAATCTCAAGGGGAcgatataaaaagttttaatgtaattaacgaTACTAAAGTGCTATCAAGAAGAAAACGATTTATCATTTTTCCAGAAGGTAGCTCTTTTCAATTGG TTTTCTGCACGACATATCCAGCTTTAACAACTATAGGGGATATATTTTTATGGGGGAACACGGCTGCTCTGGCGTACGAGCTCCCTCAAGATCCATATTCTCCCTTCAATCATAGAGCCGACCCTCTTCATAGAAGGAtggacacaaaaaatatatatttcacggATTATGACGGAAAAATTATTCATAAGGCTCCTTATAAGag GAAATTCATAGTAAATCCAGCGTTTGCGAAGCGTAGCGTGGACGAAATGGTATCCCCAGAATTTAAAATAGACAGAAAACAGATGCACGCTTCGAAACACACACGAGAGTTTTTAAAAGGTGCGCATTTGGATAGAGTCGACTTTCATAGGAGTAGTCGAGCGAGACTATACCAGCAAATAGAGGCTCTGTTCGATGG ACTAGGGTCTGATGGAAGAAACTGTTTGTTGAAGACATTGTGCTTAATCGGCCAGACACAAACCAGTCCACAGGGCGCTTTCCTCCAGGAAATAATGAGAGCGGTGTTCAC attaccAAAAAGTAATTCAATTGATGATGTTGATGAAGAATACGATGCAGCGTTTTCAGCAACGGAGCCTTGTGACCAATTGTATCCTAATTGCAACGAGAACTCGAACAATCAGGAAACACCGTTTATTGCTTCTTGA
- the LOC126773444 gene encoding uncharacterized protein LOC126773444 produces the protein MKRIYQVIIFINVTFLIFLLIQFVEANERTQVHREKRYLTFRNISHLFVRFNFRDNVIPWNQLFAHAVGFRMNFDEPPDSFHPYHHLSRRNVYRNIEILLNKNGLDGFHCIRRTICEVNEIDEQNGIYFKILKMIFRQQSSETEKWHNKTDESCQLSTNKCPFSMLDVSPYTDV, from the exons ATGAAGAGAATATATCAAgtgattatattcattaatgtgACATTTCTAATTTTTCTCTTAATACAATTCGTTGAAGCGAATGAACGGACACAGGTGCACAGGGAAAAGCGATATTTAACATTTAGGAATATATctcatttattt GTTCGATTTAACTTCAGAGACAACGTGATACCATGGAATCAACTATTCGCCCACGCGGTCGGTTTTCGTATGAACTTCGACGAACCCCCTGACTCTTTTCATCCATACCATCATTTGAGTCGACGTAATGTTTATaggaatatagaaatattattgaacAA GAATGGCTTGGACGGCTTTCATTGTATCCGTCGGACGATATGTGAGGTAAATGAAATAGACGAGCAAAAtggaatttatttcaaaattctgAAAATGATATTCAG GCAACAATCATCGGAAACCGAGAAATGGCACAATAAAACTGACGAAAGTTGTCAATTATCGACGAACAAATGCCCGTTTTCTATGCTCGATGTTTCACCTTATACAGATGTTTAA
- the LOC126773443 gene encoding uncharacterized protein LOC126773443, giving the protein MDKINQVLVLIFVTFIICFFIRYGESSDQSEVYRQKRYLSFRNVSHFFVRFNFKANMVPWNQIFAQALGFRMNWDDPPDSFYPYHHLSRRAVFRNMEILLNRNGLNGFHCVRRAICEANEINEPEAIYFKILKIVFRQQSSETEKWHGNTEEDCQISTYTCPLSLLEVSPYTDI; this is encoded by the exons ATGGACAAAATAAATCAAGTGCTTGTATTAATTTTCGTgacttttataatttgtttctttataagATACGGAGAAAGCAGTGATCAGTCGGAAGTGTATAGACAGAAGAGATATTTGAGTTTTCGAAATGTGTCCCATTTCTTT GTTCGTTTCAACTTCAAAGCGAATATGGTCCCTTGGAATCAAATTTTCGCACAAGCGCTTGGCTTCCGGATGAACTGGGATGACCCTCCAGACTCGTTTTATCCTTACCATCATCTAAGCCGACGTGCTGTATTTAGAAATATGGAAATATTATTGAACAG AAATGGCTTGAATGGCTTTCATTGCGTTCGTCGAGCGATTTGTGAAgctaatgaaataaatgaacCTGAagcgatttattttaaaattctcaaAATTGTATTCAG GCAACAGTCTTCCGAAACAGAGAAGTGGCATGGAAATACTGAAGAAGATTGTCAAATATCTACCTACACATGCCCGTTGTCTTTACTTGAGGTTTCGCCGTACACtgatatctaa